Proteins from a genomic interval of Desulfoplanes formicivorans:
- the nadE gene encoding NAD(+) synthase, which produces MIRPESMDVPREDDFGTWLDLLGVEPSAELLDRIARFLRDYLQTHALSCYVLGVSGGIDSGFLAALMHARSIPFVPFSLVIEGNTPEEAARAQAIIRAYGPDAHSMDHTLDLTSLYKAVSSMCESVFQRTTRIAEGNLKARCRMVFLYHAAQLVRGCVLSTDQLDELLTGFWTLHGDVGDVSPLQLIPKTTEYQLAGLLCAELDDPAPLEAAMAATPTDGLGISSSDLDQLGVSSYKEVEEIFREYFSLQNRRTQGIPMPDDGERLAALQQLTVVRRFESTSFKRQGPVVLNPL; this is translated from the coding sequence ATGATACGTCCCGAAAGCATGGATGTTCCCCGGGAGGATGATTTTGGTACCTGGCTCGACTTGCTCGGGGTCGAACCTTCAGCCGAACTTCTTGATCGCATTGCCCGGTTTTTGCGGGATTATCTGCAGACCCATGCCCTTTCCTGCTATGTCCTGGGGGTTTCCGGCGGCATTGACTCGGGTTTTCTGGCGGCCCTGATGCATGCGCGGTCCATTCCTTTTGTCCCTTTTTCTCTGGTCATCGAGGGCAACACCCCTGAGGAGGCCGCCCGGGCACAGGCCATTATCAGGGCGTATGGGCCTGATGCGCATTCCATGGATCATACCCTGGATCTCACTAGCCTGTACAAGGCCGTGTCCTCGATGTGTGAAAGCGTGTTCCAACGCACGACCAGGATTGCCGAAGGCAATCTCAAGGCCAGGTGCCGGATGGTGTTTCTCTATCACGCGGCCCAGCTTGTCAGGGGATGCGTTCTGTCCACGGATCAGCTCGACGAGTTGCTGACCGGATTTTGGACCTTGCACGGGGATGTGGGGGATGTTTCTCCCTTGCAGCTCATTCCCAAGACCACGGAATACCAGCTGGCAGGGCTGCTCTGTGCCGAGCTGGATGATCCGGCTCCCCTTGAGGCGGCCATGGCAGCCACGCCTACGGATGGACTGGGTATCTCCTCATCCGATCTGGATCAATTGGGCGTTTCCTCCTACAAAGAGGTGGAGGAGATTTTCAGGGAATATTTCTCTCTTCAGAATCGTCGAACCCAGGGTATTCCCATGCCCGATGACGGAGAGCGGTTGGCGGCCTTGCAGCAACTGACCGTGGTCAGACGTTTCGAGTCCACATCGTTCAAGCGTCAGGGACCGGTGGTACTGAATCCCCTTTGA
- a CDS encoding beta-barrel assembly-enhancing protease, with protein MTQRTSPSTSCRTLPTPSGRKGRLWSAGTLAVREKAHRLVALVVALVLLLVLAVPSQSALFSEFTISDEAELGRKFNVMFRARFPLIEDPEIVDYVRDLTGTIVDVMPPIAFPINVHVVRNDSMNAFATAAGYVFVFSGLILNLDNEAELAGVIAHELAHVQQRHIAQSIEHSQIASAGALVGMLAGVFLGSQGKGDAAGGVMLGSMAGAQSAMLSYSREHEREADNIGLTSLVDAGYDPRGMIDAFETIRRRTWMGGGGDIPAYYLTHPGIEERIGYIEQRIARYPEEVRTQHKDSGRFDRVKTLLRARYSDPKIALGYYAHEDEGSMSCLDRLGRAIVLSRLNRIQEAERAFARALACSPGRDPLWLRETGIFYFEYGQRQDKAVSYLQEAVLRNPRDLMALFFYARILAETGKVDEGIAMMQRIEKRLPEDAEIHYYLGRMYGQKNDMFHAYLHLCYARLYKNQKQKFLRRLDGLKTYAQTDGQKKELARLEKTYKEWSQYW; from the coding sequence ATGACCCAGCGAACGTCTCCATCCACTTCATGCCGTACCCTGCCGACTCCATCCGGACGGAAGGGACGCTTGTGGTCGGCAGGCACGCTGGCCGTGCGCGAAAAGGCCCACCGGCTGGTGGCCCTTGTGGTGGCCCTTGTGCTGCTTCTCGTGTTGGCCGTTCCCTCCCAATCCGCTCTTTTCAGTGAATTCACCATTTCGGATGAGGCGGAACTGGGTCGCAAGTTCAACGTCATGTTCCGGGCTAGGTTTCCGCTTATCGAGGATCCGGAAATTGTCGACTATGTCCGGGATCTCACCGGAACGATTGTCGATGTCATGCCGCCCATTGCCTTTCCCATCAATGTTCATGTGGTCCGCAACGATTCCATGAACGCCTTTGCCACAGCAGCGGGATATGTGTTCGTGTTCAGCGGGCTGATCCTCAATCTGGATAACGAGGCCGAACTCGCGGGCGTTATTGCCCATGAGCTCGCACATGTGCAGCAGCGGCACATTGCCCAGAGTATCGAGCACTCCCAGATTGCCAGTGCCGGGGCCCTGGTGGGGATGCTGGCCGGTGTTTTCCTGGGATCCCAGGGGAAAGGAGATGCCGCTGGAGGGGTCATGCTGGGGAGCATGGCCGGAGCCCAGTCGGCCATGCTCAGCTATTCCCGGGAGCACGAGCGTGAGGCCGATAATATCGGACTCACCAGTCTGGTCGATGCCGGGTACGATCCCCGCGGCATGATCGATGCCTTCGAAACCATCCGGCGCAGGACATGGATGGGCGGTGGAGGTGATATTCCGGCCTATTATCTGACCCATCCCGGTATTGAGGAGCGGATCGGGTACATTGAACAGCGCATTGCCCGCTATCCGGAAGAGGTGCGTACCCAGCACAAGGACTCCGGCCGGTTTGATCGCGTGAAGACACTTTTGCGGGCCCGGTATAGCGATCCCAAGATTGCTCTGGGTTACTATGCCCATGAGGATGAAGGCAGCATGTCGTGTCTGGATCGGTTGGGCAGGGCCATTGTGCTCTCCCGTCTCAATCGCATTCAGGAAGCCGAAAGGGCCTTTGCCCGCGCCCTTGCATGTTCTCCGGGCCGCGATCCCCTGTGGCTGCGGGAAACAGGCATTTTTTATTTTGAATACGGGCAACGGCAGGACAAGGCTGTGTCCTATCTTCAGGAAGCGGTTCTGCGCAATCCCCGGGATCTGATGGCCCTGTTTTTTTATGCGCGGATTCTGGCCGAGACCGGAAAGGTGGACGAGGGCATTGCCATGATGCAGCGCATTGAAAAACGTCTTCCCGAGGATGCGGAAATCCATTATTATCTGGGCAGGATGTATGGGCAGAAAAACGACATGTTCCATGCCTACCTGCATCTGTGTTATGCGCGGTTGTACAAGAATCAGAAACAGAAGTTCCTTCGACGTCTGGACGGTTTGAAAACGTATGCACAAACCGACGGGCAGAAAAAGGAACTTGCAAGGCTGGAAAAAACGTACAAGGAGTGGTCCCAGTACTGGTAG
- the yajC gene encoding preprotein translocase subunit YajC has product MFFESVAFAMGQAGGAGAQGGGNPIAAFAPLIIMFAIFYFLLIRPQQKKAKEHRETLANLKRGDRIVTSGGVCGQIVNLTEETVTIDVGGDVRIPVKRAFISGLDQVEEVQKKDTRKDKAKKK; this is encoded by the coding sequence ATGTTTTTCGAAAGTGTGGCTTTCGCCATGGGACAGGCCGGCGGTGCCGGCGCGCAGGGCGGGGGCAACCCCATTGCCGCGTTCGCACCCCTGATCATCATGTTTGCCATTTTCTATTTTCTGCTCATCCGTCCGCAGCAGAAAAAGGCCAAGGAGCACAGGGAAACTCTGGCCAACCTCAAGCGGGGGGACCGCATTGTCACCAGCGGCGGGGTGTGCGGTCAGATCGTGAACCTGACCGAAGAGACCGTGACCATTGATGTGGGCGGTGATGTCCGCATTCCTGTCAAGCGGGCCTTTATTTCCGGTCTTGACCAGGTCGAAGAGGTCCAGAAAAAGGATACCAGGAAGGACAAGGCCAAGAAGAAATAA
- the secD gene encoding protein translocase subunit SecD: protein MNGSLRWRIILTLVVAVVAIAFVLPSFPSLHTSGLKKVLPDSEINLGLDLKGGIHLTLGVDVDKAILNSVAQMGQDIRAEAREEGVLVLRPRVNDLGELTFVLLKKEQQASLEDILSSRFANLKVNGKTVQDNGQVLYTIGLKPDYRAKLEKMTLDQAVKTIRNRIDQFGVAEPDIRKQQDNRIQIQLPGLDDPQRAIKIIGKTAHLEFMLVDEEADVSKAVRGIVPPGSSLYQLQKRRADGSYAKQPIVLKDDVVMTGQYITDAKTQFDSYGQAYVSLTFNSRGARIFERVTGNNVKKRLAIVLDGKVYSAPTIQEQISGGRASITGHFTTDEAHDLAIVLRAGSLPAPVTILEERSVGPSLGQESIDKGVFSTILGMVLVLGFMVVYYRFAGMVADLALVLNIVLILAGLAAFGATLTLPGIAGIILTIGMAVDANVLIFERIREELRKGLSAKAAIQEGFGRATLTILDANVTTIIAAIILYQFGTGPIRGFAVTLTLGICASMFTAIFVSRIIFDLWIEKRKPGATLSV from the coding sequence ATGAATGGTAGCTTACGCTGGCGGATAATTCTCACACTGGTTGTCGCGGTCGTGGCGATCGCTTTTGTCCTGCCGTCATTCCCATCGCTTCACACCTCGGGATTGAAGAAGGTTCTGCCTGACAGCGAAATCAATCTCGGCCTTGATCTCAAGGGAGGCATCCATCTGACTCTGGGTGTGGACGTGGACAAGGCAATTCTCAACTCGGTTGCCCAGATGGGTCAGGACATCCGGGCCGAGGCCCGGGAGGAAGGGGTCCTTGTTCTGCGGCCTCGTGTGAACGATCTGGGAGAACTGACCTTTGTGCTGCTGAAAAAGGAACAGCAGGCGTCCCTGGAGGATATCCTGTCTTCACGCTTTGCCAACCTCAAGGTGAACGGTAAGACCGTCCAGGATAACGGCCAGGTTCTCTACACCATAGGACTCAAGCCCGACTATCGGGCCAAGCTGGAAAAGATGACCCTGGATCAGGCCGTCAAGACCATTCGCAACCGCATTGATCAGTTTGGTGTTGCCGAGCCCGATATCCGCAAGCAGCAGGACAATCGCATCCAGATCCAGCTGCCCGGCCTGGACGATCCCCAGCGGGCCATCAAGATCATCGGCAAGACCGCCCATCTGGAATTCATGCTTGTGGACGAGGAAGCTGATGTATCCAAGGCGGTCAGGGGCATTGTGCCTCCGGGATCTTCCCTGTATCAGCTCCAGAAGCGACGGGCCGACGGTTCCTATGCCAAGCAGCCCATTGTGCTCAAGGATGATGTGGTCATGACCGGCCAGTACATCACCGATGCCAAGACCCAATTCGATTCCTACGGTCAGGCCTATGTCAGTCTGACCTTCAATAGCCGGGGCGCCCGCATTTTCGAACGGGTCACCGGAAACAACGTCAAAAAGCGTCTGGCCATTGTTCTGGACGGCAAGGTCTATTCCGCACCGACCATTCAGGAACAGATCAGTGGGGGTCGGGCGAGCATCACCGGACATTTCACCACGGATGAGGCTCATGATCTGGCCATTGTGCTTCGGGCCGGATCCCTGCCAGCTCCGGTGACCATTCTCGAAGAACGCAGTGTTGGTCCTTCCCTGGGTCAGGAATCCATTGACAAGGGAGTCTTTTCCACCATCCTGGGCATGGTCCTGGTTCTGGGTTTCATGGTTGTGTACTACCGGTTTGCCGGTATGGTCGCCGACCTGGCCCTTGTCCTCAATATTGTGCTCATTCTGGCCGGTTTGGCAGCGTTTGGGGCGACCCTGACCCTGCCCGGTATTGCCGGTATCATCCTGACCATCGGTATGGCTGTTGACGCCAATGTGCTCATTTTCGAGAGGATCAGGGAGGAACTGCGCAAGGGGCTTTCGGCCAAGGCCGCCATTCAGGAGGGATTCGGCCGGGCTACCTTGACCATTCTCGACGCCAACGTGACCACGATCATTGCCGCAATCATCCTGTACCAGTTCGGGACCGGCCCCATCAGGGGCTTTGCCGTGACCCTGACGCTTGGTATCTGTGCATCCATGTTTACGGCCATTTTTGTCTCCAGGATCATTTTTGATCTGTGGATCGAGAAACGTAAACCCGGCGCCACATTGAGCGTATAA